From one Streptomyces mobaraensis genomic stretch:
- a CDS encoding polysaccharide deacetylase family protein, protein MTFPHRRTLLRAAASGVLAGLAGAPLVGCDEERRSAAGARASEGAAPPGSVARPPALPPLPAGLPAQIENGPRDRKAVALTFHGRGDAGTATGCLAEAERAGARVTVLAVGDWLDAQPRLARRVLDGGHELGNHTMRHLDICSMSATAAYAEITECAERLRRLTGGIGRWFRPSKTRLATEQVVALARRAGYPHLLSYDVDSLDFTDPGAAAVERAVLDGVRPGSVVSLHFGHAGTVAALPAILDGLHRRGLRAVTTSELLT, encoded by the coding sequence GTGACCTTCCCGCATCGCCGTACCCTGCTGCGCGCAGCCGCGAGCGGTGTCCTCGCCGGACTGGCGGGGGCACCGCTCGTCGGCTGTGACGAGGAGCGCCGTTCCGCCGCCGGGGCGCGGGCGTCCGAAGGGGCGGCGCCGCCGGGGTCCGTCGCCCGTCCGCCCGCCCTGCCGCCGCTGCCGGCCGGACTGCCCGCGCAGATCGAGAACGGGCCGCGCGACCGCAAGGCCGTCGCCCTCACCTTCCACGGCCGGGGCGACGCGGGCACCGCGACCGGCTGCCTGGCCGAGGCCGAACGGGCGGGGGCGCGGGTGACCGTGCTGGCGGTGGGGGACTGGCTGGACGCCCAGCCGCGCCTGGCCCGCCGGGTGCTGGACGGCGGGCATGAACTCGGCAACCACACCATGCGCCACCTGGACATCTGCTCGATGAGCGCCACGGCCGCGTACGCCGAGATCACCGAGTGCGCGGAGCGGCTGCGCCGGCTGACCGGCGGTATCGGGCGCTGGTTCCGGCCGTCGAAGACGCGGCTCGCCACCGAGCAGGTGGTGGCGCTGGCGCGCAGGGCGGGGTACCCGCACCTTCTGTCGTACGACGTCGACTCCCTCGACTTCACCGATCCGGGCGCGGCGGCCGTCGAGCGCGCCGTCCTGGACGGGGTGCGTCCGGGGTCGGTGGTGAGTCTGCACTTCGGGCACGCCGGCACGGTGGCCGCGCTGCCCGCGATCCTCGACGGCCTGCACCGCCGCGGTCTGCGTGCGGTGACGACTTCGGAGCTGCTGACCTGA
- a CDS encoding YVTN family beta-propeller repeat protein yields the protein MIQFSHVRPRLRPLLRPGDRPRPRRLPRGLRRIAVLTAGGVLLAAAGCGGGSSDEAAGRRPHHEQQRQGAARGVPQGLPGMPPLLDPNDVYAADRPNALSPVVKDFPSRVYVPNTESDTVSVIDPTTYKVIETIPVGSQPQHVVPSWDLKTLWVNNDRGHTLTPIDPATGRAGKTVPVHDPYNLYFTPDGKYAVVMASMDRELVFRDAHTMKRKKTVPVSCLGVNHADFSPDGRYFIVSCEFSGELLKVDTEKMKVIGQQKLPFDGAMPQDVKIASDGRTWYVADMMADGLWVLDGDKFTEPWLMPTGKGAHGLYVSRDSKSMYISNRGEGSISVLDLKSRKLVHKWELPDGGSPDMGGVSADGKVLWLSGRYNSEVYAIDTTDGHQIARIPVGAGPHGLAVYPQPGRYSLGHTGIFR from the coding sequence ATGATCCAGTTCTCGCACGTCCGTCCCCGTCTCCGTCCTCTTCTCCGCCCCGGTGACCGTCCCCGCCCGCGCCGGCTGCCGCGCGGGCTCCGCAGGATCGCGGTGCTCACCGCCGGCGGGGTGCTGCTGGCCGCGGCCGGCTGCGGCGGCGGCAGCAGCGACGAGGCCGCCGGGCGCCGTCCGCACCACGAGCAGCAGCGGCAGGGCGCGGCGCGCGGGGTGCCGCAGGGGCTGCCGGGGATGCCGCCGTTGCTGGACCCGAACGACGTGTACGCGGCGGACCGGCCGAACGCGCTGTCCCCGGTGGTGAAGGACTTCCCGTCCCGGGTGTACGTGCCGAACACGGAGTCGGACACGGTCAGCGTCATCGACCCCACGACGTACAAGGTGATCGAGACGATCCCGGTGGGGTCGCAGCCGCAGCACGTGGTGCCGTCGTGGGACCTGAAGACGCTGTGGGTCAACAACGACCGGGGGCACACGCTGACGCCGATCGACCCGGCGACGGGCCGGGCGGGCAAGACCGTGCCGGTGCACGACCCGTACAACCTCTACTTCACGCCGGACGGCAAGTACGCGGTGGTGATGGCGTCGATGGACCGGGAGCTGGTGTTCCGGGACGCGCACACCATGAAGCGGAAGAAGACGGTTCCGGTGAGCTGCCTGGGCGTCAACCACGCGGACTTCTCGCCGGACGGGCGGTACTTCATCGTCTCCTGCGAGTTCTCGGGCGAGCTGCTGAAGGTCGACACGGAGAAGATGAAGGTCATCGGGCAGCAGAAGCTGCCGTTCGACGGGGCGATGCCGCAGGACGTGAAGATCGCCTCGGACGGGCGGACCTGGTACGTCGCCGACATGATGGCCGACGGGCTGTGGGTGCTGGACGGGGACAAGTTCACCGAGCCGTGGCTGATGCCCACCGGCAAGGGAGCGCACGGCCTCTATGTGAGCCGGGACTCCAAGTCGATGTACATCTCCAACCGGGGCGAGGGCTCGATCTCCGTGCTCGACCTGAAGAGCCGCAAGCTGGTGCACAAGTGGGAGCTGCCGGACGGCGGCAGCCCGGACATGGGCGGGGTGTCGGCGGACGGCAAGGTGCTCTGGCTGTCCGGGCGGTACAACAGCGAGGTGTACGCGATCGACACCACGGACGGGCACCAGATCGCGCGCATCCCCGTGGGCGCGGGGCCGCACGGGCTCGCCGTCTACCCGCAGCCCGGGCGGTACTCGCTGGGGCACACCGGGATCTTCCGGTGA